The following are encoded together in the Triticum dicoccoides isolate Atlit2015 ecotype Zavitan chromosome 6B, WEW_v2.0, whole genome shotgun sequence genome:
- the LOC119324598 gene encoding nuclear cap-binding protein subunit 1-like, whose product MSAGWRTLLLRIGDRCPEYGGTADHKEHIEICYNVLSREYEHSKDDIFEFLLQCAEQLPHKIPFFGVLIGLLNLENEDFAKGIVDATQANLQDALHTENRDRIRILLRFLCGLMCSKVISPNSIIETYETLLSSAATILDEDAGNASWQPRADFYVYCILASLPWGGSELFEQVPDELERVLVGIQSYISIRRHFDDIAFSVFETDEGNSPNKKDFMEDLWERMQLLSRNGWKVKSVPKPHLSFEAQLVVGKSHRFHPVSYPPPTFTMSSSEILKGQEMHEANLKYPQRLCRLHIFPTNKAENMQPVDRFVVEEYILDVLLFFNGCRKECAFYLVSLPVSFRYEYLMAETIFSQLLLLPNPPFRPIYYTLVIIDLCKALPAAFPSVVVAAVHALFDRISNMDTECRTRLILWFSHHLSNFQFVWPWQEWANVKGLPKWAPQRVFVQEVLEREIRLSYFEKIKQSIEDAAELEGLLPPKAGPNFRYHTDESKESTEGHRLSKELVSMVRGRKTTRDIILWAEEQIVPANGAKFAVDVVSQTLLDIGSKSFTHLITVLERYGQIISKLCPDEEMQLLLMDEVSAYWKNSTQMTAIAIDRMMGYRLISNLAIVKWVFSPANVNQFHVSDRPWEILRNTVSKTYNRISDLRKEIQTLRKSIQVAKEASAKAIKELEEAKSILEIVEGQPVSSERPGRLRRLQGFADKAKEEEVTIEESLEAKQALLARGLEEGKELLRLLFKSFVDVLTERLPPVSADGDVPNLRTGDPNVTFPASDPEAATMEIDDENGADNNSQVNGENTEVGYTIGELEQWCLCTLGYLKSFSRQYATEIWSHIGMLDEEVFVESIHPLIRKAAFSGLCRQMNQ is encoded by the exons atgagCGCTGGCTGGAGGACGCTGCTGCTTCGCATCGGCGACAGGTGCCCCGAGTACGGGGGAACCGCCGACCACAAGGAGCACATC GAAATCTGTTACAATGTGCTTTCTCGTGAATATGAACACTCCAAAGATGATATTTTTGAG TTTCTCCTTCAGTGTGCAGAACAATTACCTCACAAGATTCCTTTCTTTGGAGTTTTG ATAGGTTTGTTAAATTTAGAAAATGAAGATTTTGCCAAGGGTATCGTGGATGCAACACAAGCAAACCTACAG GATGCTTTGCATACTGAAAACCGTGATAGGATCAGGATATTGCTGCGGTTTCTCTGTGGCCTG ATGTGCAGCAAAGTTATATCCCCAAATTCCATTATTGAGACATACGAGACACTTTTATCATCTGCTGCAACTATATTGGATGAGGATGCTGGAAATGCTTCTTGGCAACCACGTGCTGATTTTTATGTTTATTGTATTTTGGCTTCCCTTCCATGGGGTGGTTCAGAATTGTTCGAG CAAGTCCCGGATGAACTTGAGAGGGTTCTGGTTGGTATACAGTCTTACATAAGTATCAGAAGGCATTTTGATGATATTGCTTTCTCAGTCTTCGAGACGGATGAAGGCAACTCTCCCAATAAGAAG GATTTCATGGAAGATCTATGGGAGCGTATGCAACTTCTTTCTCGTAATGGATGGAAGGTTAAAAGTG TTCCAAAACCTCACTTGTCGTTTGAAGCTCAGTTAGTAGTTGGAAAATCTCACCGTTTCCACCCAGTTAGTTACCCACCGCCTACTTTCACGATGTCATCTTCTGAGATATTAAAAGGGCAAGAGATGCATGAAGCCAATCTAAAGTATCCTCAAAGGCTTTGTAGGCTCCATATATTTCCAACAAATAAAGCTGAG AATATGCAACCTGTAGACCGTTTTGTTGTTGAGGAATACATATTGGATGTGCTGCTTTTCTTCAATGGATG TCGCAAAGAATGTGCATTTTATCTGGTCAGCCTTCCTGTGTCTTTTCGGTATGAATACCTGATGGCTGAGACCATATTTTCACAG CTACTATTGCTGCCGAATCCACCTTTCAGGCCAATCTACTATACGTTGGTTATCATCGATCTTTGCAAG GCTTTGCCAGCCGCATTTCCATCTGTGGTGGTAGCAGCAGTACACGCTCTTTTTGACAGAATAAGTAACATGGATACAGAGTGCCGCACCAGACTTATCCTATGGTTTTCACATCATTT GTCAAATTTTCAATTCGTTTGGCCTTGGCAGGAGTGGGCCAATGTGAAGGGCCTACCAAAATGGGCTCCACAACGTGTTTTTGTCCAAGAAGTACTAGAAAGGGAAATTCGGTTGTCCTATTTCGAGAAAATCAAGCAG AGTATTGAAGATGCTGCTGAGTTGGAAGGGTTGTTACCCCCAAAAGCTGGCCCTAATTTCAGATATCATACAGATGAAAGCAAAGAAAGCACCGAAGGCCACAGGCTATCCAAGGAACTTGTTAGCATGGTTAGAGGAAGGAAGACTACACGTGATATTATTTTGTGGGCTGAGGAACAAATAGTTCCTGCAAATGGAGCCAAATTCGCAGTTGATGTTGTTAGTCAGACACTTCTTGACATTGGTTCAAAAAGTTTCACCCATCTTATCACTGTTTTGGAGAGATATGGTCAAATAATTTCCAAACTGTGCCCAGATGAGGAAATGCAGTTATTGTTGATGGATGAAGTCAGTGCTTACTGGAAGAACAGTACCCAGATGACTGCTATAGCTATTGATAGAATGATGGGTTATCGCTTAATTTCCAACTTGGCTATAGTCAAGTGGGTTTTTTCTCCTGCTAATGTCAACCAATTTCATGTGTCGGATCGTCCATGGGAG ATTCTTAGGAATACTGTTAGTAAGACATACAATCGAATCAGTGATCTTCGGAAGGAAATTCAGACACTGAGGAAAAGTATTCAAGTTGCTAAAGAGGCTAGTGCAAAAGCCATCAAAGAATTGGAGGAGGCTAAATCAATACTTGAAATCGTAGAGGGCCAACCTGTGTCATCTGAAAGACCAGGCAGGCTGAGACGACTTCAAGGTTTTGCTGACAAAGCAAAAGAAGAGGAAGTAACTATTGAAGAATCGTTAGAGGCAAAGCAGGCTCTCCTTGCCCGGGGGCTTGAAGAAGGCAAA GAATTGCTTAGGTTATTATTCAAGAGCTTTGTTGATGTGCTTACTGAACGCCTGCCACCTGTTTCTGCTGATGGAGATGTTCCTAACCTACGCACTGGAGATCCTAATGTAACATTTCCAGCCAGCGATCCTGAAGCGGCAACTATGGAGATAGACGATGAAAATGGAGCAGATAACAATAG TCAAGTGAATGGTGAAAATACAGAAGTTGGTTATACTATTGGAGAGCTTGAGCAATGGTGCTTATGCACATTGGGGTATCTAAAGTCATTTTCTCGACAGTATGCAACAGAG ATTTGGTCTCACATTGGCATGTTGGACGAGGAGGTTTTCGTTGAGAGTATTCACCCTCTCATTCGGAAAGCCGCATTCTCCGGTTTGTGCAGACAGATGAACCAGTGA